One window of the Flavobacteriaceae bacterium YJPT1-3 genome contains the following:
- the accB gene encoding acetyl-CoA carboxylase biotin carboxyl carrier protein encodes MDIKEIQNLIKFVAKSGASEVKLEMDDVKITIRTGSGDDREPTIIHQMPMSAPQAAPAAPAPAAPVAPAEQAPAAPAKEQKEDDKYITVKSPIIGTFYRKPSPDKPVFVEVGDTVSEGDVLCVIEAMKLFNEIESELSGKIVKVLVDDASPVEFDQPLFLVDPS; translated from the coding sequence ATGGACATTAAAGAAATTCAAAACCTAATTAAGTTCGTGGCTAAGTCCGGAGCCAGCGAGGTCAAACTCGAGATGGACGATGTAAAAATCACCATCAGAACAGGATCCGGAGATGATCGCGAACCGACCATTATTCACCAAATGCCGATGAGTGCGCCTCAAGCCGCTCCGGCAGCCCCTGCGCCCGCCGCTCCAGTTGCGCCCGCAGAACAAGCGCCCGCCGCGCCCGCTAAAGAACAAAAGGAAGACGACAAATACATTACGGTGAAGTCTCCCATCATTGGAACCTTTTACCGTAAGCCTTCTCCTGACAAGCCCGTGTTTGTCGAAGTTGGCGATACCGTTTCAGAAGGCGACGTGCTTTGTGTTATCGAAGCCATGAAGCTCTTCAACGAAATTGAAAGTGAACTTTCCGGAAAAATCGTAAAAGTTCTTGTAGACGACGCTTCTCCCGTAGAGTTCGATCAGCCGTTATTTTTGGTTGACCCTTCTTAA